A genomic segment from Barrientosiimonas humi encodes:
- the cofE gene encoding coenzyme F420-0:L-glutamate ligase — MSEPLTILPVRGIAQVRAGDDVGALVVTALRAQGERLRDGDLLVVTSKLVSKADDLVPTTDDRAALVLAESDRVVSERATSTGTTRVVAALAGPVMAGAGIDASNTGSSDLLLLPHDPDAAAAGLRAAVVGAWGEPVRVGVVLSDTAGRPWRAGLTDFALGLSGVRGVDDLRGRTDSEGRELAVTVRCLADEVAAAADLVKGKLDGVPVALVRGLDGLVVDGPGTRARELVRSGPEDWFALGRAEAVRDALGVPAGSPLSESCGIESVHPEPLADRIARAVRVALADPAVRRGGEAGVGATSDGDRVELRADDPVLLGRAWARVEVALAGERLVGERLLGERLPDADGHGADGVVRLRVRER, encoded by the coding sequence ATGAGCGAACCGCTCACGATCCTGCCGGTGCGCGGGATCGCGCAGGTGCGCGCCGGGGACGACGTGGGCGCCCTCGTCGTGACGGCGCTGCGCGCGCAGGGCGAGCGGCTGCGCGACGGCGACCTGCTGGTCGTGACGAGCAAGCTGGTCTCCAAGGCCGACGACCTCGTGCCGACCACCGACGACCGCGCCGCGCTCGTGCTGGCCGAGTCCGACCGGGTCGTGAGCGAGCGCGCCACCTCGACCGGCACCACCCGGGTCGTCGCCGCGCTGGCCGGTCCGGTGATGGCGGGCGCCGGCATCGACGCGTCCAACACCGGGTCGAGCGACCTGCTGCTGCTCCCCCACGACCCCGACGCCGCCGCCGCGGGGCTGCGCGCGGCGGTCGTGGGTGCCTGGGGCGAGCCGGTGCGCGTCGGCGTCGTGCTCAGCGACACCGCCGGGCGCCCGTGGCGCGCGGGTCTCACCGACTTCGCCCTCGGCCTCTCCGGGGTGCGCGGCGTGGACGACCTGCGCGGGCGTACGGACTCCGAGGGTCGCGAGCTCGCCGTCACCGTGCGCTGCCTCGCCGACGAGGTCGCGGCCGCCGCCGACCTGGTGAAGGGCAAGCTCGACGGGGTGCCGGTCGCGCTGGTGCGCGGGCTCGACGGGCTCGTGGTCGACGGGCCGGGCACCCGCGCGCGCGAGCTGGTGCGCTCCGGCCCCGAGGACTGGTTCGCCCTCGGCCGCGCCGAGGCCGTGCGCGACGCGCTGGGCGTGCCGGCCGGGTCGCCGCTGTCGGAGTCGTGCGGCATCGAGTCGGTGCACCCCGAGCCGCTCGCCGACCGGATCGCCCGCGCCGTCCGCGTCGCGCTCGCCGACCCGGCGGTCCGGCGCGGGGGCGAGGCCGGCGTGGGCGCCACGAGCGACGGCGACCGGGTCGAGCTGCGCGCCGACGACCCGGTGCTGCTCGGCCGCGCCTGGGCCCGGGTGGAGGTCGCGCTCGCCGGGGAGCGCCTGGTCGGTGAGCGGCTGCTCGGTGAGCGGCTGCCGGACGCGGACGGTCACGGGGCCGACGGGGTGGTCCGGCTGCGGGTGCGCGAGCGCTGA
- the cofD gene encoding 2-phospho-L-lactate transferase, with the protein MHITALAGGVGGARFLRGLRRHLDQRDDGPHELTIVGNTGDDISLFGLRVCPDLDTLLYTLGGGVHEGQGWGRADESFAVQDELQAYGATPQWFRLGDRDFGTHVARSQWLAQGQTLSQVTARLAARWGLPDQGVRLLPMTDVPVETHVVIERDGQEQAIHFQEWWVRHQAAIPARRFVVAGLDRAAAAPGVLDALRSADVVLLPPSNPVVSIGVILGVPGVRDALRGTTAPVVGVSPIIGGAPVRGHADACLAVLDLEPSAAAVAGLYADFLDGWLVDDADADDPLPRGSRATSAHMPILMRDIDHAAKIAGGALDLALGLAR; encoded by the coding sequence ATGCACATCACTGCCCTCGCCGGAGGGGTCGGCGGCGCGCGCTTCCTGCGCGGCCTGCGCCGGCACCTCGACCAGCGCGACGACGGCCCGCACGAGCTCACGATCGTCGGCAACACCGGCGACGACATCTCCCTGTTCGGGCTGCGGGTCTGCCCCGACCTGGACACCTTGCTCTACACGCTCGGCGGCGGCGTGCACGAGGGGCAGGGCTGGGGCCGGGCCGACGAGTCGTTCGCGGTGCAGGACGAGCTGCAGGCCTACGGCGCCACGCCGCAGTGGTTCCGGCTCGGCGACCGCGACTTCGGCACCCACGTCGCGCGCAGCCAGTGGCTCGCGCAGGGGCAGACGCTGTCCCAGGTGACCGCGCGGCTGGCCGCGCGGTGGGGCCTGCCCGACCAGGGCGTACGCCTGCTGCCCATGACCGACGTCCCCGTCGAGACCCACGTGGTGATCGAGCGCGACGGGCAGGAGCAGGCGATCCACTTCCAGGAGTGGTGGGTGCGCCACCAGGCCGCGATCCCCGCGCGCCGGTTCGTCGTCGCGGGGCTGGACCGGGCGGCCGCGGCCCCCGGCGTGCTGGACGCGCTGCGGTCGGCCGACGTGGTGCTGCTGCCGCCGAGCAACCCGGTCGTGTCGATCGGCGTGATCCTCGGAGTGCCCGGCGTGCGCGACGCGCTGCGCGGCACCACCGCGCCGGTCGTCGGGGTCTCGCCGATCATCGGCGGCGCCCCGGTGCGCGGCCACGCCGACGCCTGCCTGGCCGTGCTCGACCTCGAGCCCAGCGCGGCGGCGGTCGCCGGGCTCTACGCCGACTTCCTCGACGGGTGGCTGGTCGACGACGCCGACGCCGACGACCCGCTCCCCCGCGGCAGCCGCGCCACCAGCGCGCACATGCCGATCCTCATGCGCGACATCGACCACGCCGCCAAGATCGCGGGCGGCGCGCTCGACCTGGCGCTGGGGCTCGCTCGATGA
- a CDS encoding DNA-3-methyladenine glycosylase family protein — MSAAPDERTTYSPGRPVPLLAIIGPLRHGAGDPTFRSIDGSTWLGQRTPEGPATLRLDVRRAADGDVVEAAAWGPGARWAVAQVPELLGDRDDPSGFVPAPEHPVLRRVHRERPHWRVPRSGLVVSELVPVVVEQRVTGRQAFQAYRRLVRGYGEPAPGPGADLGLLVQPTVAQWRRVASWVWLRAGVDAQRADTVMRALAVAPRLAEITGLAPADARRRLRLVPGIGVWTAAEIAQRALGDADAVSVGDYHVAKHVTHALEGVVGDDARMLELLRPYAGHRFRVQRLLETAGVGAPRRGPRITLPTHLPQ, encoded by the coding sequence GTGAGCGCAGCGCCCGACGAGCGCACGACGTACTCTCCGGGCCGGCCGGTCCCGCTCCTGGCCATCATCGGTCCGCTGCGGCACGGCGCCGGCGACCCGACGTTCCGCAGCATCGACGGCAGCACCTGGCTCGGGCAGCGCACGCCCGAGGGCCCCGCGACCCTGCGGCTGGACGTGCGGCGCGCCGCCGACGGCGACGTGGTCGAGGCGGCGGCCTGGGGTCCCGGCGCGCGGTGGGCGGTCGCCCAGGTCCCCGAGCTGCTCGGCGACCGCGACGACCCCAGCGGGTTCGTGCCCGCGCCGGAGCATCCGGTGCTGCGCCGGGTGCACCGCGAGCGGCCGCACTGGCGGGTGCCGCGCTCGGGCCTGGTCGTCTCCGAGCTGGTGCCGGTCGTCGTCGAGCAGCGGGTCACGGGCCGGCAGGCGTTCCAGGCCTACCGCCGGCTGGTGCGCGGCTACGGCGAACCGGCCCCCGGACCCGGCGCGGACCTCGGCCTGCTCGTGCAGCCCACGGTCGCGCAGTGGCGCCGGGTGGCCTCGTGGGTGTGGCTGCGCGCCGGCGTCGACGCGCAGCGGGCCGACACGGTGATGCGCGCGCTCGCGGTCGCCCCGCGCCTCGCGGAGATCACCGGCCTCGCCCCGGCCGACGCCCGCCGGCGGCTGCGCCTGGTCCCCGGGATCGGCGTCTGGACCGCGGCCGAGATCGCCCAGCGCGCCCTCGGCGACGCCGATGCCGTCAGCGTCGGCGACTACCACGTCGCCAAGCACGTCACGCATGCCCTCGAGGGTGTCGTCGGTGACGACGCGCGCATGCTCGAGCTGCTCCGGCCGTACGCCGGGCACCGGTTCCGCGTCCAGCGACTCCTGGAGACGGCGGGCGTGGGGGCGCCGCGCCGCGGGCCGCGGATCACCCTGCCCACCCACCTGCCGCAGTGA
- a CDS encoding glycosyltransferase family 2 protein, protein MPGSDPLPSVGAVVLHMGDRPRELATALRDLLRQRGVRLDVVVVGNGWRPSGLPEGVRSTYLPTNAGIPEGRNVGAREVHGDYLFFFDDDATIPRDDVLARLVEVVRTRPRAALCQPGLTDPETGAAPRRWVPRLRVRPGEDQGGQVASFSEGVVLVRRDAFREAGGWPGQFFFGHEGIELAWQLVEHGWTLWYDPGIQVHHPYTEAARHEIYYRTNARNRVWVARRNLPAPLVPVYLGTWTALTLARVRDKDALRVWFRGFAEGVREPAGPRRPISWRTVRELSRAGRPPVI, encoded by the coding sequence GTGCCCGGCTCTGACCCCCTGCCCAGTGTCGGGGCGGTCGTGCTGCACATGGGCGACCGCCCGCGCGAGCTCGCGACCGCGCTGCGCGACCTGCTGCGCCAGCGCGGCGTCCGGCTCGACGTCGTCGTCGTGGGCAACGGCTGGCGTCCGAGCGGGCTGCCGGAGGGGGTCCGCTCGACCTACCTGCCGACCAACGCCGGCATCCCCGAGGGCCGCAACGTCGGCGCCCGCGAGGTGCACGGCGACTACCTGTTCTTCTTCGACGACGACGCGACCATCCCGCGCGACGACGTGCTCGCGCGGCTCGTCGAGGTCGTGCGCACCCGGCCGCGCGCCGCGCTGTGCCAGCCCGGCCTCACCGACCCCGAGACCGGCGCCGCCCCGCGCCGGTGGGTGCCGCGGCTGCGGGTGCGGCCCGGCGAGGACCAGGGCGGGCAGGTCGCCTCGTTCTCCGAGGGCGTGGTGCTCGTGCGCCGCGACGCGTTCCGCGAGGCCGGCGGCTGGCCGGGGCAGTTCTTCTTCGGGCACGAGGGCATCGAGCTCGCCTGGCAGCTGGTCGAGCACGGCTGGACGCTGTGGTACGACCCGGGCATCCAGGTGCACCACCCCTACACCGAGGCCGCCCGGCACGAGATCTACTACCGCACCAACGCCCGCAACCGGGTGTGGGTCGCGCGCCGGAACCTGCCGGCGCCGCTCGTCCCGGTCTACCTCGGCACCTGGACCGCGCTCACCCTCGCCCGGGTGCGCGACAAGGACGCGCTGCGCGTGTGGTTCCGCGGGTTCGCCGAGGGCGTGCGCGAGCCGGCAGGCCCGCGCCGGCCCATCTCCTGGCGCACGGTGCGCGAGCTGTCCCGGGCCGGTCGGCCCCCGGTGATCTGA